One window from the genome of Mucilaginibacter ginsenosidivorans encodes:
- a CDS encoding glycosyltransferase, with protein sequence MLFSIIIPLYNRPQEIKELLETLTRQTYKEFEVLVIEDGSKDDAEEIIKSFSGQLDVRYFKKDNEGQGFTRNFGFERAKGDYFVIFDSDCLIPENYLEVVNRSLQTDWLDAYGGPDDAHASFTNVQKAISYSMTSPFTTGGIRGNKKGIGQFHPRSFNMGVSRKVWETVGGFIITRSGEDIEYSIRIHSHGFKIGLIPDAKVYHKRRTNFLQFYKQLHFFGRARINVYKFFPQELKAVHFFPALFTLGIAATLMLNIFYLPLGIACDIIYAIFTLLIFFHSWLKNQSLKVAFLSIIAAFTQLIAYGLGFMQDFWKRVVLKRS encoded by the coding sequence ATGCTATTCTCTATCATCATCCCCCTATATAACCGTCCACAGGAAATCAAGGAATTGCTGGAAACACTTACACGGCAAACTTATAAGGAGTTTGAAGTGCTGGTGATAGAGGATGGTTCAAAAGACGATGCGGAGGAGATCATCAAAAGTTTTTCCGGCCAGTTAGATGTCCGTTATTTTAAGAAAGATAATGAAGGTCAGGGCTTTACACGTAATTTTGGTTTTGAACGCGCCAAAGGCGATTATTTTGTCATTTTCGATTCGGACTGCCTGATACCGGAGAACTACCTTGAGGTTGTGAACCGCAGCCTGCAAACCGACTGGCTTGACGCCTACGGCGGGCCGGATGACGCGCATGCTTCCTTCACCAATGTTCAAAAAGCCATCAGCTACAGCATGACCTCTCCTTTCACCACGGGTGGCATCAGGGGAAACAAAAAAGGTATCGGGCAATTTCATCCACGCAGCTTTAACATGGGCGTGTCGCGCAAGGTTTGGGAAACTGTGGGGGGCTTTATTATTACCCGCTCGGGCGAAGATATTGAATACAGCATACGCATTCATTCTCACGGTTTTAAGATAGGGCTGATACCCGATGCCAAGGTATACCACAAGCGACGCACCAATTTCCTGCAGTTTTATAAACAGCTGCACTTTTTCGGGAGGGCGCGCATCAACGTTTACAAATTCTTCCCGCAAGAGTTAAAAGCGGTGCACTTTTTCCCTGCCTTGTTTACACTGGGTATTGCGGCCACCTTAATGTTAAATATATTCTACTTACCATTGGGTATTGCCTGCGATATCATCTACGCTATATTCACTTTGTTGATATTTTTTCATTCGTGGTTGAAAAACCAATCGTTAAAAGTTGCATTTTTGAGCATCATTGCTGCCTTTACTCAACTGATAGCCTACGGATTAGGATTTATGCAGGATTTTTGGAAGCGTGTTGTATTAAAAAGATCATAG
- a CDS encoding GH3 auxin-responsive promoter family protein: MGLKAALSRIFAAWVNRDIDRIRRNSVALQQKTFQYLVEQAKHTVFGRDHHFDSIKTYDDFKKNVPVRDYEDLRPYIDRITHGDENILWPGKPEYLAKTSGTTSGVKYIPITKESMPEHIKAARNALLNYIHETGKSDFVNGKMIFLQGSPVMQKKAGISVGRLSGIVANLVPAYLQKNRLPSFEINCIEDWEQKVDAIVEETLREDMTLISGIPPWCQMYFDRLSAKTGGKKIKDIFPNFKLFVYGGVNYEPYRARIEESIGFAIDSIETYPASEGFIAFQDSQKDKSLLLLTDAGMFYEFIPAEEFFNDNPTRLSLEEIELNKNYALILNTTAGLWGYSIGDTIKFVSKNPYRILVTGRIKHYISAFGEHVIGEEVEQALMSVANEEGVDVVEFTVAPQVNPPKGELPYHEWFIEFGKKPVDVQGFALKVDKALQKKNIYYFDLIEGNILQPLIIQSLQKDAFINYMRAQGKLGGQNKVPRLSNDRKIAEELGVYIV; the protein is encoded by the coding sequence ATGGGTTTGAAAGCTGCATTGAGCCGGATTTTTGCCGCTTGGGTAAACAGGGATATTGACCGTATCCGCCGCAACTCGGTTGCGCTGCAGCAAAAAACCTTTCAATACCTTGTTGAGCAGGCAAAGCATACTGTCTTCGGCAGGGACCACCATTTCGATAGCATCAAAACTTATGATGATTTTAAAAAGAATGTGCCGGTAAGGGATTACGAGGACCTTCGCCCTTATATCGACCGTATAACCCATGGGGATGAAAACATCCTTTGGCCGGGCAAACCCGAATATTTGGCTAAAACCTCAGGCACTACCTCGGGCGTTAAATATATCCCGATCACCAAAGAAAGCATGCCCGAGCATATTAAAGCTGCGCGGAACGCTTTACTCAATTATATTCATGAAACCGGGAAATCAGACTTTGTGAACGGCAAAATGATATTCCTGCAAGGCAGCCCGGTGATGCAGAAAAAGGCCGGGATTTCTGTCGGCAGACTGTCGGGAATTGTGGCTAACCTGGTGCCGGCATACCTGCAAAAAAACAGGCTGCCAAGTTTCGAGATCAATTGCATTGAGGACTGGGAGCAAAAAGTGGATGCCATAGTAGAGGAAACACTGCGCGAGGATATGACACTGATCTCGGGTATACCGCCCTGGTGCCAGATGTATTTCGACCGGCTAAGCGCCAAAACCGGTGGCAAAAAGATAAAAGACATTTTCCCGAATTTCAAGCTGTTCGTTTACGGCGGAGTGAACTATGAGCCGTATCGTGCAAGAATAGAGGAAAGCATCGGCTTCGCTATCGATTCCATCGAGACCTATCCTGCGTCAGAAGGTTTTATCGCTTTCCAGGATTCGCAAAAGGATAAAAGCCTGCTTTTGCTTACTGATGCCGGCATGTTTTATGAATTTATCCCGGCAGAAGAGTTTTTTAATGATAACCCAACCCGGCTGAGCTTAGAAGAAATTGAATTAAACAAAAACTATGCACTGATATTGAATACAACCGCTGGGTTATGGGGCTACAGCATTGGCGACACTATTAAGTTCGTGTCTAAAAACCCGTATCGCATATTGGTTACCGGGCGCATCAAACATTATATCTCAGCCTTCGGCGAACATGTGATAGGCGAAGAAGTGGAACAGGCCCTGATGAGTGTAGCAAATGAGGAAGGCGTGGACGTGGTTGAATTTACGGTTGCTCCCCAGGTAAATCCGCCAAAAGGCGAATTGCCTTACCACGAATGGTTTATCGAATTTGGTAAAAAACCTGTGGATGTTCAGGGATTCGCACTAAAAGTGGACAAGGCCCTCCAAAAGAAAAATATTTATTATTTTGACCTGATAGAAGGTAACATTTTGCAACCTTTGATCATTCAAAGCCTGCAAAAAGACGCATTTATTAATTACATGAGGGCGCAGGGTAAATTGGGGGGACAGAATAAAGTTCCGCGGCTTTCTAACGACAGGAAGATAGCGGAGGAATTGGGGGTGTATATTGTTTGA
- a CDS encoding four helix bundle protein → MEKRYLGLNDLTSYKSAFEFSNEVWNLAIKWDYFAKDTIGKQFVNAADSISANIAEGFGRYHKKDKIKFYYYSLGSVKECTDWCNKAKIRNLISEKIYIKINEVLERLPREIHQLIKFTNEKLKT, encoded by the coding sequence ATGGAAAAACGATACTTAGGGCTAAATGATCTGACCTCTTATAAATCAGCTTTTGAATTCAGTAACGAGGTTTGGAATCTGGCAATTAAATGGGATTATTTTGCCAAGGATACAATCGGCAAACAATTTGTCAATGCGGCCGACTCCATCTCGGCCAATATTGCTGAAGGCTTTGGGAGATATCATAAAAAAGATAAAATTAAATTCTACTACTATAGTTTAGGCTCGGTAAAGGAGTGTACTGATTGGTGTAATAAAGCAAAAATCCGAAATTTGATTTCTGAAAAAATTTATATCAAAATCAACGAAGTACTGGAACGGTTACCGCGTGAAATACATCAATTAATAAAGTTCACGAACGAAAAGTTGAAAACCTGA
- a CDS encoding 1-deoxy-D-xylulose-5-phosphate reductoisomerase gives MNNNKTIKQSSNTKNIAILGSTGSIGTQALEVIGENPALFRAYVLTAQNNAELLIQQSLKHRPAYAVICNEKYYPRVKEALLSTEVKVLSGIEAIKEIVTDPEIDVVLTAMVGFAGLEPTINAVRAGKDIALANKETLVVAGELVTGLAKEKKIKILPVDSEHSAIFQCLEGEQNNTIEKLILTASGGPFRGRNLEFLGDVTPEAALKHPNWVMGSKITIDSASLMNKGLEVIEAKWLFDIDPEQIEVVVHPQSIIHSMVQFHDGSIKAQMGLPDMKLPIQYALAYPGRIQNSFKRFDFTQYPNLTFEKPDIKTFRNLALAFEAIKQGGNMPCIANAANEIAVAGFLKGGISFLGMSDIIESCMRKIAFKAEPSLDDYLNTDRETRIFAQNLIEKIPLRTFTN, from the coding sequence TTGAATAACAATAAAACAATAAAACAATCCAGCAATACTAAGAATATTGCCATTCTTGGTTCTACCGGCAGCATAGGCACGCAGGCTTTGGAAGTTATTGGAGAAAATCCTGCCCTTTTCCGTGCCTATGTGCTTACCGCACAGAATAATGCTGAACTGCTCATACAACAATCCTTAAAACACCGGCCGGCCTACGCTGTTATTTGTAACGAAAAGTACTACCCGCGCGTCAAAGAGGCGTTGTTGTCGACCGAAGTAAAGGTTCTGTCAGGTATCGAAGCTATTAAAGAAATCGTAACCGATCCGGAGATAGATGTTGTGCTGACCGCGATGGTTGGTTTTGCCGGGTTGGAACCTACCATTAATGCCGTTAGAGCCGGGAAGGATATTGCGCTGGCGAACAAAGAAACACTTGTGGTAGCCGGCGAACTGGTTACAGGCCTGGCAAAGGAAAAAAAAATAAAAATATTGCCGGTCGATTCCGAGCATTCGGCAATTTTCCAGTGTCTTGAGGGCGAGCAAAATAATACAATAGAAAAACTGATACTCACCGCCTCGGGCGGACCATTCAGGGGGCGTAACCTGGAGTTTTTGGGCGATGTGACGCCGGAGGCAGCTTTAAAACACCCGAATTGGGTGATGGGATCCAAGATCACCATTGATTCGGCCTCGCTGATGAATAAAGGTTTGGAGGTGATAGAGGCGAAATGGCTGTTCGATATTGATCCGGAACAGATAGAGGTTGTCGTGCATCCGCAATCCATTATCCACTCGATGGTGCAGTTTCACGATGGCTCGATAAAGGCTCAAATGGGTTTGCCGGATATGAAACTGCCGATACAATATGCGCTGGCTTACCCTGGTCGTATCCAAAACAGCTTTAAAAGATTCGATTTTACGCAATACCCAAACCTGACCTTTGAAAAGCCTGACATAAAGACATTCCGCAACCTGGCTTTGGCTTTTGAGGCTATAAAACAGGGTGGAAACATGCCTTGTATTGCCAATGCGGCCAATGAAATAGCTGTGGCCGGCTTTTTGAAAGGCGGAATAAGCTTCCTGGGCATGAGTGACATTATCGAGTCGTGTATGCGGAAGATCGCTTTCAAGGCAGAGCCTTCACTGGACGATTATTTGAATACCGACAGGGAAACGCGCATATTTGCGCAAAATTTAATAGAGAAAATACCGTTAAGGACGTTTACAAACTGA
- the rseP gene encoding RIP metalloprotease RseP, with protein MSIVIMVGQLLLGLSILVILHELGHFLAARAFGIKVEKFYLFFDAWGFSLVKFNYKGVEYGVGWLPLGGYVKIAGMIDESMDKEQMAGPPQPWEFRSKPAWQRLIVMLGGITVNIFVGIFIFWMITVKYGETYIPMDSVKYGIVPGPIGQKIGLKAGDQVKGINGKPVDRFDDLLNPKVFLDNTVLNVQRGTQHLDITVPSDILNAIADAGTDGGEKFISSIPRTKFKVDSVVPGSNAAKAGLHVGDSLVAVNGNSVVFFDEFQQQLAANKNKKIELSVKRDDSLKQVGAQVTKDGKLGFEAKHDSIHFATNKFSFFGSLPVGASKAWSDFTNNAKGLKKIFTGKVKAQKAISSPIGIAKMYGGYFDWLKFWRLTGFISMVLALMNLLPIPALDGGHAVFLIVEMIKGKPLSDKFLEKAQIVGFVLLIGLMVFAFGNDILKSFHK; from the coding sequence ATGAGTATAGTGATAATGGTGGGCCAATTGTTATTGGGCCTTTCGATCCTGGTTATTTTGCACGAATTGGGCCACTTTTTGGCGGCGCGTGCATTTGGCATCAAGGTGGAAAAATTTTACCTGTTTTTTGACGCATGGGGCTTTAGCCTGGTCAAATTCAATTATAAGGGAGTAGAATACGGTGTGGGTTGGCTGCCTTTGGGTGGCTATGTGAAAATAGCCGGCATGATAGACGAGTCGATGGACAAGGAGCAGATGGCAGGTCCGCCGCAACCCTGGGAATTCCGCTCGAAACCAGCCTGGCAGCGTTTGATCGTTATGCTGGGCGGTATTACCGTAAATATTTTCGTCGGCATATTTATTTTCTGGATGATCACCGTGAAATATGGCGAAACCTACATCCCGATGGACAGCGTAAAGTACGGTATAGTTCCGGGTCCTATTGGTCAAAAGATCGGGTTAAAGGCCGGCGACCAGGTAAAGGGCATAAATGGAAAGCCTGTCGACAGGTTTGATGATCTGCTCAATCCCAAAGTATTTTTGGACAATACGGTTTTGAACGTACAGCGCGGCACGCAACACCTTGACATTACCGTGCCTTCAGATATACTTAATGCTATTGCTGATGCAGGTACCGACGGCGGCGAAAAATTCATTAGCTCTATTCCGCGCACCAAATTCAAGGTCGATTCCGTTGTTCCGGGCAGTAATGCCGCAAAGGCGGGCCTGCATGTCGGTGATAGCCTTGTTGCTGTAAACGGTAACAGCGTTGTTTTCTTCGACGAATTTCAGCAGCAATTGGCAGCAAATAAAAATAAAAAGATCGAACTGTCCGTCAAGCGGGACGACTCATTAAAACAAGTTGGAGCCCAGGTGACTAAAGATGGAAAATTGGGCTTTGAAGCAAAACACGACTCTATTCATTTCGCCACAAATAAGTTCAGCTTTTTTGGTTCGTTGCCGGTAGGCGCATCTAAAGCCTGGAGCGACTTTACCAACAATGCCAAAGGGTTAAAAAAGATATTTACAGGAAAAGTAAAGGCTCAAAAGGCCATTTCCAGCCCCATCGGTATTGCAAAAATGTATGGCGGATATTTCGACTGGTTGAAATTCTGGAGACTTACCGGCTTTATATCCATGGTGCTGGCGCTGATGAACCTGCTGCCTATCCCCGCGCTGGATGGTGGCCATGCGGTATTCCTTATCGTAGAGATGATCAAAGGTAAACCGTTAAGTGATAAATTCCTGGAGAAAGCGCAGATCGTCGGATTTGTACTGCTGATAGGCTTAATGGTTTTTGCGTTCGGAAACGACATCCTGAAGAGTTTTCACAAGTAA
- a CDS encoding DUF4199 domain-containing protein gives MEQLKPNPTKVATKWALINLLVSIVLTYLIQFASTDPNSPLKYLGYLPFIIFLILTQKEFKDQQGGYLTFGEGFSAGFRYAVFTSILLALFTYVYLAFLSPEIMQKAAEQARAQMEAKGMSSEDIDKAIGYTIKLGPIIGAFVLAIIDTIIGIAIALVGAAIFKKERSAYDPEPPADPTV, from the coding sequence ATGGAACAGCTAAAACCAAATCCCACTAAAGTAGCTACTAAGTGGGCACTTATTAACTTACTGGTATCAATCGTACTTACCTATCTTATACAGTTCGCAAGTACCGATCCGAACTCGCCTTTAAAGTACTTAGGATATCTGCCTTTTATCATCTTTTTGATACTGACACAAAAGGAATTTAAGGACCAGCAGGGTGGTTATCTGACGTTTGGAGAAGGCTTTTCTGCCGGCTTCAGGTATGCCGTATTTACAAGCATTTTACTTGCACTGTTTACTTATGTTTACCTGGCCTTTTTAAGTCCTGAAATTATGCAAAAGGCAGCCGAGCAAGCGCGTGCACAAATGGAAGCAAAAGGTATGTCGAGCGAAGATATTGACAAAGCCATAGGTTATACTATTAAATTGGGACCGATCATCGGGGCATTTGTTTTGGCAATAATCGACACAATAATAGGTATAGCAATTGCGCTTGTTGGTGCTGCGATCTTTAAAAAGGAGCGTTCAGCGTATGACCCCGAACCACCTGCCGACCCAACAGTTTGA
- a CDS encoding dihydroorotase: MNLLIKSATISDPGSPFYQQVADVLIEKGQIVKIAKKISADVETFDARGKYLSPGFFDLNCNIGELGLETKEDLKTGTLAAASGGFTGVALMPNTQPPVHSKAEIEYLMNRAKNNLVDVFPLGAISHKREGKDLAEMYDMYQSGAKAFTDGNRPVQDAGLMERALLYTKGFEALVLSYPEDTAIAGKAKVHEGEVSTLLGMKGIPSLAEELMVARDLYLAEYTGSKIHFTTISTERSVSLIKEAKKKGLPVTCDVAVHHLLLTDEALMGFDSQYKVKPPLRTKKDVKALLAGLKDGTIDAITSQHTPHEVEFKNVEFEVAEFGMIALQTAFSIALQAGLPVDMIVQKMSVNPRKILGLDVPVITEGNEANLVIFDENADWTFDKANNKSKSYNSPFMGQKLKGSILLTINNNKLFKS; this comes from the coding sequence ATGAATTTGCTTATTAAATCCGCGACCATCTCTGACCCGGGTTCACCCTTTTACCAGCAAGTCGCCGACGTATTGATAGAAAAAGGGCAGATTGTTAAGATCGCCAAAAAGATCAGTGCAGACGTTGAAACTTTTGATGCCCGGGGAAAATATCTTTCACCGGGTTTTTTTGACCTCAATTGTAACATCGGCGAACTGGGTCTCGAAACAAAAGAAGACTTGAAAACCGGTACCCTGGCTGCAGCTTCGGGCGGGTTTACGGGCGTCGCTTTGATGCCAAATACGCAGCCGCCGGTACATTCCAAGGCCGAGATCGAATATCTAATGAACCGTGCCAAAAATAACCTCGTGGACGTATTTCCGCTGGGTGCTATATCGCACAAAAGAGAGGGTAAGGACCTGGCCGAGATGTACGACATGTACCAAAGCGGCGCCAAGGCATTTACTGACGGCAACCGCCCAGTACAGGACGCCGGGTTAATGGAACGCGCATTGCTTTATACCAAGGGGTTTGAAGCACTGGTGCTCTCTTACCCCGAAGATACCGCAATAGCAGGTAAGGCCAAGGTACACGAAGGCGAGGTGAGTACGCTGCTTGGAATGAAAGGTATCCCATCGCTGGCAGAAGAACTGATGGTGGCCCGCGACCTTTACCTGGCTGAATATACGGGCTCAAAAATTCATTTTACTACGATATCAACTGAACGTTCGGTTTCGCTGATAAAAGAAGCCAAGAAAAAAGGCTTGCCTGTAACCTGCGATGTCGCTGTGCATCACCTGCTGCTTACCGATGAGGCACTTATGGGCTTTGACAGCCAGTATAAGGTGAAGCCGCCACTGCGCACCAAAAAGGATGTAAAAGCGTTGCTGGCCGGTTTAAAAGACGGTACCATCGATGCTATTACTTCGCAGCATACACCGCACGAGGTGGAGTTTAAAAATGTAGAATTTGAAGTTGCTGAGTTTGGGATGATCGCCTTGCAAACTGCCTTTTCCATTGCACTGCAAGCAGGTTTGCCGGTGGATATGATCGTACAGAAAATGTCCGTCAACCCGCGCAAGATACTGGGACTTGATGTGCCTGTGATAACAGAAGGCAATGAAGCCAACCTGGTTATTTTCGACGAAAATGCCGACTGGACATTCGACAAAGCAAATAATAAATCAAAATCATATAATTCCCCCTTCATGGGGCAAAAACTTAAAGGCTCAATTTTGTTAACTATAAATAACAACAAGCTATTTAAATCTTAA
- a CDS encoding BatA domain-containing protein — protein MQFLYPAFLFALITLAIPVIIHLFNFRRYQKVYFSNVQFLREIQEQQASRRNLKERLILASRLLALLFLVLAFARPFIPGKNVANAGKQQVVSIFVDNSYSMQALNREGSLLDEAKRRAKEIASAYGINDRFQLLTQDFEGKHQRLLSRDEFNDEVDAVKISPESRNLQQVADRQQSLLNEQHGAIRSAYIISDFQKNISGDKAVKADSSVHYSLVQLKASELPNVAVDSVWLLTAVHRPGESEKLVVKLHNYAGEKAEKIPLKLVINGTQKALGSFSVDARSEQIDTLSFSGLQSGWQQGEIQLQDNPVTFDNQFYFTFNVTQQLPVLLIDGGTVNPFLKAVFDTDPFFAAKRVTDGNVDYAALNTYPLIVISDVKTISTGLAQQLKAYVSKGGTLALFPAADADLPNYKTFLQSVNTAWPDKLAEEQVKVSAINLQNPVFKNIFENFPQNPDLPTVSKYYQLSSNARGESLMQLPGGQPFWSGFNSGKGKVYVSAVPLDDDFSNLQRHALFVPVMFRIALLSGHDQPLFYALGSDESIAVPPVQLSEKQLLKLVKGDQSIIPDARQQGGGTVLFISDQLQKAGNYDLKKQDSTIAILAFNNNRKESDMSYLASSALKQAFPQAGSVLQPGTASLKGQVAELNFGLRLWKLCIILALIFLAAEILLVRYYKTGKQRLPQAA, from the coding sequence ATGCAATTTCTTTATCCCGCCTTTCTTTTTGCACTTATCACCCTTGCTATCCCGGTCATCATACACCTGTTTAATTTTCGCAGGTATCAAAAGGTGTATTTCAGTAACGTGCAGTTTTTGAGGGAGATACAGGAGCAACAGGCATCGCGCCGTAACCTGAAGGAGCGGCTCATCCTGGCTTCCCGCTTACTGGCGCTCTTGTTCCTGGTGCTGGCTTTTGCCCGGCCTTTTATTCCTGGTAAAAATGTGGCCAATGCAGGCAAACAGCAGGTGGTGAGCATTTTTGTCGATAATTCCTACTCCATGCAGGCCCTCAATCGTGAAGGCAGCCTGCTGGATGAGGCAAAACGACGCGCTAAAGAGATCGCGTCGGCATACGGTATTAATGACAGGTTCCAGCTATTGACGCAGGATTTTGAAGGCAAGCACCAGCGTTTACTAAGCCGTGATGAATTTAACGATGAGGTAGATGCCGTAAAGATCAGTCCTGAAAGCCGCAATTTACAGCAGGTAGCCGACCGGCAGCAAAGTTTACTGAACGAGCAGCATGGGGCTATCCGCTCTGCCTATATCATATCCGATTTTCAAAAAAATATTTCGGGCGATAAGGCTGTTAAGGCCGATAGTTCGGTTCATTATAGCCTCGTTCAGCTGAAAGCCAGCGAATTGCCTAATGTGGCGGTCGACTCAGTTTGGCTGCTAACAGCGGTGCATCGCCCCGGCGAAAGTGAAAAACTGGTAGTGAAACTGCACAATTATGCCGGTGAAAAAGCTGAAAAGATTCCCTTGAAACTCGTCATCAATGGCACTCAAAAAGCTTTAGGAAGTTTCTCTGTCGACGCCCGTTCCGAGCAAATAGACACGCTTTCGTTTTCCGGCTTACAAAGTGGCTGGCAGCAGGGCGAGATACAGTTACAGGATAACCCGGTAACTTTTGACAACCAGTTCTATTTCACGTTCAATGTAACTCAGCAGTTGCCGGTATTATTGATCGATGGGGGTACCGTTAATCCTTTTCTGAAAGCTGTTTTTGATACCGACCCCTTTTTTGCCGCAAAAAGAGTTACGGATGGGAATGTAGACTACGCCGCCCTTAATACTTACCCGCTTATCGTTATCAGTGATGTAAAAACCATATCTACAGGTTTGGCACAGCAGTTAAAAGCTTATGTTTCAAAAGGGGGTACGCTGGCTCTGTTCCCTGCGGCTGATGCCGATCTGCCCAATTATAAAACCTTTTTGCAATCAGTAAACACTGCATGGCCCGATAAACTGGCGGAAGAGCAGGTTAAGGTTTCCGCTATTAACCTGCAAAACCCGGTGTTTAAAAATATTTTCGAGAATTTTCCTCAAAATCCTGATCTGCCAACCGTAAGTAAATATTATCAGTTAAGCTCAAATGCAAGAGGCGAGAGCCTCATGCAATTGCCGGGCGGACAGCCGTTCTGGTCGGGCTTTAACAGTGGCAAGGGTAAAGTTTATGTTTCGGCAGTTCCGCTTGATGACGACTTTAGCAACCTGCAGCGGCACGCGCTTTTTGTGCCCGTCATGTTCCGCATAGCCTTATTAAGCGGGCACGACCAACCCTTATTTTACGCGCTTGGGAGCGATGAAAGTATTGCTGTTCCGCCGGTTCAACTTAGCGAGAAACAATTGCTGAAACTGGTAAAGGGCGATCAATCCATTATACCCGATGCGCGGCAGCAGGGAGGAGGCACCGTTTTATTTATATCCGATCAATTGCAGAAAGCAGGCAATTACGACCTAAAAAAACAGGATAGCACTATAGCCATATTGGCCTTTAACAATAACCGGAAGGAGTCGGATATGAGCTATTTGGCTTCGTCCGCCCTAAAGCAGGCATTCCCGCAGGCGGGCAGTGTTTTGCAGCCTGGTACGGCGTCGTTAAAGGGCCAGGTAGCTGAATTAAATTTTGGCCTGCGATTATGGAAACTTTGTATAATTTTGGCTTTGATCTTTCTGGCTGCGGAAATTTTGCTCGTCAGGTACTATAAGACTGGTAAACAGCGGCTTCCGCAAGCAGCATAA
- a CDS encoding DUF72 domain-containing protein, with product MEWHIGCSGFHYKDWRGKFYPEKLAVKNWFDFYCEHFKTIELNVTFYRFPQLSFLQNWYKKAPADFRFSVKAPKAITHFKQFHDTAAMISDFYGTINDGLREKLGPVLFQMPPKFSYDEERLERIINNLNPSFNNVTEFRHVSWWREDIYKALAEHKITFCGQSHPLLPDNVIENTSSVYYRFHGVPNLYRSPYSKDFLQNVVDAVKNNKKAKQGWFYFNNDYDAVGVRNAKEMMGLI from the coding sequence ATGGAATGGCATATCGGATGTTCGGGTTTTCATTATAAGGATTGGCGGGGAAAGTTCTATCCCGAAAAACTAGCGGTAAAAAACTGGTTCGATTTTTACTGTGAGCATTTCAAAACGATCGAGCTGAATGTTACATTTTACCGTTTCCCGCAATTGTCTTTTTTGCAAAATTGGTATAAGAAGGCTCCTGCAGATTTTCGTTTTTCGGTAAAGGCGCCTAAAGCTATCACCCATTTCAAACAGTTTCATGATACAGCCGCAATGATATCTGATTTTTACGGAACAATAAATGATGGCCTCCGGGAAAAATTGGGGCCGGTATTATTCCAGATGCCGCCGAAGTTTAGTTATGACGAAGAGCGGCTGGAACGTATCATCAACAACTTGAACCCATCGTTCAATAATGTAACCGAATTCAGGCATGTAAGCTGGTGGCGCGAGGATATTTATAAAGCTTTGGCCGAACACAAGATCACTTTTTGCGGGCAAAGCCACCCCTTACTGCCGGATAATGTGATCGAAAATACGTCGTCGGTTTATTACCGTTTTCATGGGGTACCGAATTTATATAGATCGCCGTACTCAAAAGATTTTTTGCAAAACGTGGTTGACGCCGTGAAGAACAACAAAAAAGCAAAGCAGGGTTGGTTCTATTTTAATAACGACTACGATGCCGTTGGTGTGCGGAACGCGAAAGAGATGATGGGACTCATTTAA